CTGAATTCCTATGTTTCTTACTCTTTTGTGGACCATTTCATCCAAAATCTACCAGTGTCCACTTACCTGGACATTAACTCCATGAACGGTACCATTTATGCGTTGCGATCCTTTGACTATGAGGAACTCAAAAACTTCCAGATCCTTGTACAAGCCCGTGATGGTGGGGTGCCTCCGCTGAGTAGCAGCGCCACGGTGAATGTGATCGTCCTGGATCAAAATGACAACGCGCCGGTAATCGTTTCGCCTTTATATCAGAGTGGATCAGCAGCACAGGAGGGCCTGCCCCGGTCAGCGGGTCAAGGGTACTTGATCACCAAGATAATGGCAACTGATGCAGACTCTGGTCAGAATGCACGGATCTTTTATCAGGTGGTGAAATCTACCGATCCCACTTTGTTCACCGTTACGAAAAACTCCGGTGAAATCAGATCAGCGCGCCGTATTTTGCAGATAGATACTCCTGTACACACTCTGGTCATCTTGGTGAAGGACAATGGGCAGCCAAGCCTGTCCAGTACAGTTACAATGAACATTAGAGTTTTGGAGAACAGTACTGAAGGAATCACGGAAAGCAGCACCTTTGTGAAAAATCCGAGATATTTCTCAGATCCAAATGTTTATTTAATCATCATTTTCAGTTGCACTTCCGTGGCCTTTCTTCTGATCATCGTTCTGTTGATTGGGATAAAATGTAAACAGGACAGAAGTATTATCCAAGGGTATAACACCCCCAGGTATTGTTACAATCGTGGAGATTCGCAAGATACGTATGAAGGAAGACCTGCGATGGAGGAAACTTTACGCTATCCTGGGACAGGCCGGATAGTCCGCGTGCCGGAACCGCATCAATACTCGGTCTGCCTGTCTCCAGAGTCAGCGAAAAGTGATTTTCTCTTTTTGCAGCCACGCGGTGCTCCCACGCCTCATGCCGAATGATGCGTAATCTTAAAGAAATTGCATATTATTTGGGATTATTTTAACCTCGGTGAATCATTTGTGAGTGAGATGTGTAAGAAAATACCCAGTTTGTGCATTTTTGCGCCTTTGTTTAAATAATGCATTTGTTGTAATGGTTAAAAATATATGACTTTTAGCAAATAAATTCCCATCGTCTGAGAGCGGAATCTGTCAACTGTGAAATAAGTCATATTGCCTATCATTGAACGACGCTGTAGGATCAATTACATTCAGGATACTGAATCCATTTACGTTTAAAGTAAATAAAGAATCAAAAACTTCGTTAACAGCATATTCCATATGGAGTGCTGAAAAGTACAGAGCATATAACTATATAATAAATTTAGATGACGCAaattgaaatataaaataaacCAGAAACTCAAGAAATTGCGGATTCTAGAATATTGTACAAATGAAAACGAGCGGGCGGGAAACGCGTCAGGTGTGCCATCAAATGTGCAGGGATATGGACAGATAACATTTAGGGTCGTGACCCTTCCTCCAAACTGGACTAGGGGAATATTAGAAGAAGAAGTGAATGAAAGGATTAGTAGAAAGAGGTGAATGAGAGTGGCGATAGTAGTGGAAACCAGCAAACGAAGTGTTGGTTGGcagaccataagatcataagtgacaggTGTAGAATTCGGCGATTcgatccatcaagtctaccccccccccccccattcgcctaccttctcctcataacctctggcacccttactaatcaagaatctatctttaccttaaacatatccactgacgttaactccaccgccttctgtggcaaacaaaatcatcagattcaccaccctctgactaaagaaattcctcctcgtctccgttctaaaggtaggtcttttacttctgaggctatgaccacttgtcctagactctctcactagtggaaacatcctctccacatccactctatccaagcctttcattatttgtacGTTAccagaagcccccccccccttcattcttctaaactccagcgaatagaggcccagtgccataaACCGCTCATAATATGTTaaggctgctgcctcacccgctgagtttctccagcatttttgcctaccgtcgatttttccagcgtctgcagttccttcttaaacgtctgTTAACCTACgcattcctgtgatcattcttcctcagatatggtgccctaaattgctcacaatattccaaatatggcatgatagagcctcagcattacatccttgtttttgtatacTAGCCCTCTCGAAATGAAGGCTAGCATTGCGATTGCTTTCTTTGCTAtaaattcgacttgcagattaagttTTAGGcaatcctgcactagcactcccaGGTCCCTTTGTACACATCCAATTTATGGATTCTCCCTCCATTTACGTCACACCATCCGCAGTCATTGAGGTTTACTATGCAGACAACGCCGACACGTGTAAACAGAGGCTGAGCTCTAAATGATTATGGACTCCTGCTCTGAAGCTTGGTAGCGAATTAGCTTTATACAGAACATTTGCAAGACAAATCGTTGCTACCAACGAGCAGCTCTGAACTACGCAATCGCCCAAACTTTCAAGATTTATAATGGAAGCTTGAAAATGTGAATCACATCCACTATCGCAGATGCGTCACCTATCTATTCTTCCTAATTGAATCGGGAGTTTGCAAAACAGCGGAAAGAGATGGTCACAAAGGCGGGAGTTAATTGATgaaaaagaagaatgaatgatGGAAACCGATAAGAAGGTAAAGTGAGAAAGAAAATATAGAAGTATAGGCGAGCAGGGTTCGTGGGTGAGTGTTATTAATtgtggggggtgatgggggtgatCATGGAGATCACAGAGGATGTAGTGGCGGATAATGGGCAGAAGGAGGAGCTGGAGAGGCGGAAAGGAACAATCTGATGGGTCGACAATAAAATATGTGCGTGAGAGGACCCGGGCAGATCGCGGCATTCCACTATATACGTCATTGTCTACTGGGTTCGAAAGTGCGCAAAAGTCGCATTTCTGACGTTATTTTtagcttcgagatacagcgtggaaacatgctcttcggtCCAGCGAACTcacccgaccatcgatcaccccgtacacctgcattatcctacacacgggggacatttttcattttttacagaagccatttaaattTTAAACCagtaagtctttgggatgtgcgaggaaaccggagcaggcggagaaaacctacgcggtcaccgggagaatgtatacactccatgcagacagcacccgtagtcaggattgaacccgggtccctggcgctgttaggcaccaACTCTGCCTCTGTGCAACCTTGACCGAATCAATCATGATCTAAACATTGCTGAATGGTGGCGGTGTAAACAACACTAGGATATTTTGAAGCGATCATTTGAATTCCTAGTGCATTCATACGTTCAATTTCACGAGGAATGTCCGATGGACAGCAGCGGATATCGTCAGTGGCTCTACCAACAAGGCCAATAGAGCAGATTCCTGTCAGAACACGTGAAGCATCTCCAGGATACAGGGAATAATGACAGAAGTTACAAACAAGGcaatgcggatgctggtttaccaaggaaagacactaaACGCCAGAGtatatcaatgggtcaggcagcatcccgatAGAACTTGGTCGGCGCCGTTTCCGGTGTGGACTCTTCCTCATATTGTCTGttgaatggtcccgacctgaaacatcacatattaaaGGACATAAGTTGTTGGGTATTTCAATCTCAGGAGCTCCGACCATCCCTAAATAATATGCCGAAAAAATATTTCAGAATGTTACATCACTTTGATCACTGTAAGGAGTCTTTGGAAGAATATTAACCTTCGATTTGACCACGATAAACGCATGCTTCCATTCCAAGTTGGGCTCACTGCAGTCAGAGTAATTTGAAAACTATATCTGCGCAGTCGTGCTCAGTCTTTGCCGTTTCTTCACTTTTCGAACTTAATTCCATCCAAGAAATCAACGGCTGCCGAGAAAAGTAAATGATATTAGCAATTAAATATTTGATTTGTTAACATTAGCCGGGACATTTATATCTTTATAGCAAGtatacagggcggcacggtgacgcaccggtagagttgctgccttacagcgtcagagacccgagttcgatcttcACTACCGGTGctctctgtatagagtttgtacgtacttGCCGTGACCTGagcaggttttctccgggcactccggttGCCTTCCATACTCAAAAGACGTaatggtttgtaggcaaattgccttggtaaaattgtacattgtccccaatgtgtgtgtgtaggatagtgctagtgtgcagagatcgctggtcagcgcggtgttggtgggccaaagggcctttttacgcgttatatctcgaaactaaagtaaactaagtcAAATCGCGAAACAAAAGAGTCGACAAAAGGTTAGGCAATTCCACATTTCGATGTTTCCAAATGAAACTTGAAGTATCTAAGGTAGACTAATGTAGCACTCCATTGTAGTCTCCGCCTTGCTTTCCCCATGATTGAACAAAAGCGCTCATAGTCTTCAATGTTTGGTCTTTCCTAAGACCCTTCTTTACGCAATTACTTAACACGTTTACCTCAGTCCCGTAACTGTACATCCTTTTTTAGTATCTCGAACTAATTTATTTTAAGTCATTTCACACTGTTCCTGAAACCATTAATTCCATGGTCAACGGCAAGTGTGGTGATGGAGGACCACTGAAGATTTACCTCTATAACATGATTTATCATGCTAGAAGTCATTTACGAATCAAGAATAAAAATTCATAAACTCTGTGTGAAACAACGGCCCGTTTTAACATATCGGGTCAAATTGCCCCGTAAACCCACATACTAGGACTTTAGAAGATATATGCTGAAAACAAAATTGAAGCGTTCCATGGCGTTGTATTTAAGACTACTGTACAGCTTTAAGAATTGTAGCTGCAGTTGCAGAAAAAAACTGGTTGTGTCGCTGTCTACCAATGAGAAGCTGAAGTCCACAGATGGATCCATTGCCCCTCCTACATCCCAGAATAAAAACGGCAGACCCGAAGAGAAAGGCGGACAGTCTCTACGTTTTATCGTGTTATCAAGCTACAGAGGATACATCCCCTGTCTGTTTCGACTAGGCAATTAGAATATATATGTTTCTATTTCGTGGAAAGAACAGTTTTACCGATTAATTGAGGACAGGCCTGGTTTTCGATATTAATTGAATGCGGAACAATGGCGAACCTACGGAGGTTTCCTTTCAACGTGTTTGCATTCATGCTTCTGATATGTGAACAGGGTCTAATTTCCGGGCAAGTTCGGTACTCTATTCCCGAGGAAATGGAGCAAGGGGCATTTGTTGGGAATTTTGCTCAAGATCTGGGCCTGAGTGTACGGCAATTATCAGCTCGCAAATTTCGACTGAGCTCCGATGACGGAGGGCGCTACATGAAGGTTAGTTTGGACAATGGAATATTATCTATTCGTGAAAGAATTGATAGGGAACGTATCTGTAGGCAAGCGGAAATGTGTACTCTGTCTTTTAAAACAACACTGGAAAATCCCTTGAAGGTGTACCGCGGGGAATTAGAGATTCTTGATGTCAATGATAATTCCCCCACTTTCGGAGACGGCAGCATCGCCTTACAGATATCGGAAGCCAGTACCCCCGGTGTACGTTTTCGTCTCGAGAGGGCGGAAGATCCCGACATTGGAATCAATACCGTCGCCGCCTACACGATCAGTTTCACCGAGTATTTTAGTATAAAAACACGCAGAACCGAGAGCGATGTTCTTATACCAGAGTTGTTGTTAGATAAATTTTTGGACCGAGAGCAGCAATCTTCTTTTCAGCTCTTGCTTACTGCGACAGACGGTGGGACTCCTCAGAGAACAGGGACAGCTCAGATTATCGTTACTGTTTTGGACTTCAATGATAATGCGCCTGTGTTTGATAATGACATCTATCGGGTCAGCGTAAGTGAGGACGCGCCACATGGTACCTTGGTGATGAAGGTCAAAgcaaatgatttggacgaagggccgaatgctgaGATAACATATTCTTTTAGTGATGTTGATTTGCGAAAAGCGCGTAATGTATTCAGTTTACATCGAGATAGTGGGGAGGTTCGAGTCGATAGGCccttggattttgaagaaacaaacAGCTATTCTCTTGATGTTCAAGCTGTGGACCACGGTTCCCCCGCAATGACAGGTCATTCTAACGTGCTGATCAAGGTAATCGACGTGAACGATAACGCACCCGAGATTAAGGTGACATCAACCTCCAACAAAATCCCGGAAAATGCTCCACCAGGAACATTCATAACGTTCATCGATGTTATCGATCGTGATTCTGAAGAGAACGGTCAAGTCCGCTGCGAGTTACCCAAGAACGTTCCCTTTAGATTACAATCAGCATCGAAACATTATACATTGGTTACCAGTGAAACGTTGGACCGTGAAGTGATTTCTCAGTTTAAATTACTAATTTCGGCATGGGACTTGGGATCGCCTTCACTGTCGTCAAATAAAACCATCCATATTGCAATAACCGATGTAAATGATAACGCCCCGCGGTTTTCTGAATCATCCTACAACGTATATGTGATGGAGAATAACGCTCCGGGTGCATCCATTTTCGCAGTAACAGCACTGGATCCTGATCAGGAGCAGAATTCCTATATTTCTTACTCTATTTTGGACAATTACATCCAAAACCTACCAGTGTCCACTTACCTGACTATTAACTCAATGAATGGTACCATTTATCTGTTGCGTGGCGTTGACTATGAGGAACTCAAGCAGTTCCAGATCCTTGTACAAGCGCGTGACGCTGGGTTACCTCCGCTAAGCAGCAGCGCCACGGTGAATGTGATCATCCTGGATCAAAATGACAACGCGCCGGTAATTGTTTCACCTTCAGAACAAAGTGGATCAGCAGCAGAGGAGGGCCTGCCCCTGTCAGCGGGTGAAGGGTACTTGGCCACCAAGATAATGGCAACTGATGCAGATTCTGGTCAGAATGCTCGGATCTTTTATCAGATGGTGAAATCTACCGATCCCACTTTGTTCACCGTTACGAAAAATTCAGGTGAAATCAGAACTGCGCGCCGTATTTTGCAGACAGATACTCCTGTACATACTCTGGTCATCCTGGTGAAGGACAATGGGCAGCCAAGCCTGTCCAGTACAGTTACAATGAACATTAGAGTTTTGGAGAACAGTACTGAAGGAATCACGGAAAGCAGCACCTTGGTGAAAAATCCGGGATATTTCTCAGATCCAAATGTTTATTTAGTCATCATTTTCAGTTGCACTTCCGTGGCCTTTCTTCTGATAATCGTTCTGTTGATTGGGATCAAGTGTAAACAGGACAGAAGTATTATCCAAGGATATAACACCCCCAGTTATTGTTACAATCGTGGAGATGCGCAAGATACGTATAAAGGAAGACCTGCATTGGAGGAAACTTTACGCTATCCTGGGACTGGCCGGGTTGTCCGCGTGCAGGAACCGCATCAATACTCGGTCTGCCTGTCTCCAGAGTCAGCGAAAAGTGATTTTATCTTTCTACAGCCATGCGGCGCTCCGCTGTCTCAGGCCGAATGATGCGTAACCATAAAGAAATTGCATATTATTTGGGATCATTTTAATCTCGGGGAATGTGAATCATTTGCGAGTGCGATATTTAAGAAAATATTCAGTTTGTGCATTTTtgcgcttttaaagaaaacataaTGCATTTGTTGTATTGGCTAAAAATATTTAACTTTTAGCAAATAAATTCCCATCTTCTGAGAGCGGAATCTGTCAACTGTGAAATATGTCATATTGCCTATCATTGAACGACGTACAAATATACATTGCTGTGGGATCAAATACATTCAGGTGCTAAATCCATTTACTTGTTTAAAGTAAATAAAGAATCAAAAACTTCGTCAACAGCATATTCCATATGGAGTGCTGAAAAGTACAGCGCATACAACTAAATAATAAATGTAGATGGCgcaaattaaaatataaaatgaacCAGAAACATAAGAAATTGCGGATTCGAAAATATTGTACAAAAGAAAACGAGCGGGCGGGAAACGCGTCAGGTGTGCCACCGAATGTGCAGGGATAGGGACAGATAACGTTTAAGGTCGTGACCCTTCCTCGAAACTGGACTTGGGGAATATTAGAAGAAGTGAATCAAAGGATTAGTAGAAAGAGGTGAATGAAAGTGGCGATGGAAGTGGAAACCAGCAAACGAAGTGTTGGTTGGcagaccataagatcataagtgataggtgtagatttcggccattcgatccatcaagtctaccccgccattcaatcatggctgatctatctctccatccttacccctttcacctgccttctcctcataacctctggcacccttactaatcaagaatctatctatctttgccttaaatatatccactgacgttgactccaccgccttctgtggcaaataaaattcacagattcaccaccctctgactaaaaaaaatcctcctcgtctccgttctaaaggtaggtcatttaattctgaggctatgacctagactctccacatccaatctatctgcctgcctgcctgcctgcctgcctgcctgcctgcctgcctgcctgcctgcctgcctgcctgcctgcctgcctgcctgcctgcctgcctgcctgcctgcctgcctgcctgcctgcctgcccgcccgcccgcccgcccgcccgcccgcccgcccgcccgcccgcccgcccgcccgcccgcccgcacgcccgcccgcccgcccgcccgcccgcccgcccgcccgcccgcccgcccgcccgccagcccgcccgcccgcccgcccgcccgcccgcccgcccgcccgcccgcccgcccgcccgcccgcccgcccgcccgcccgcccgcccccccgcccgcccgcccgcccgcccgcccgcccgcccgcccgcccgcccgcccgcccgcccgcccgcccgcccgcccccccgcccgcccgcccgcccgcctgccggcctgcctgcctgcctaccTGCCTATCTAGTACGATTTAataaggtccccccctcattcttctaaactccagcgaatataggcccagtgccataaaacgctcatcacatgttaaggctgctgcctcacccgccgagttcagcatttatgtctaccttcgatttttccagcgtctgcagtgctttcttaaacatctgttaacctgctcattcctgggatcattcttgtaaacctcctttggaccctcacaagagccagcaacattcttcctcagatatggtgcgcaaaattgctcacaatattccaaatacggcctgatcagcgcctgatagagcctcagcattacattgctCAGCATTGcgattgctttctttactaccaattcgacctgcagattaacttttaggcaatcctgcaccagcactcccaagtccctttgtacacAACCGATTTTTGGATTCTCCCCCCATTTAGGTCACAACAACCGCAGTCATTGATGTTTACTGTGCAGACAACGCCGACACATGTATACAGGGGCTGAGCTCCAAATGATTCTGGACTCCTGCACTGAAGCTTGATAGAGAATGAGCTTTATACAGAACATTTGCAAGACAAATCGTTGCTACCAACGAGCAGCTCTGTACAACGCAATCGCCCAAACTTTCAAGATTTATAATGGAAGCTTGAAAATGTGAATCACATTCCCTATCGCAGGTGTCACCGATCAATTCTTCCTAATTGAATCTGGAGTATGCAAAACAGCGGATGCAGATGGTCACAAAGGCGGGAGTTAATTGATGAAAAAGAAGAATGAGATGATGGAAACCGACACGAAGGTAAAGTGAGAAATAAAATATAGAAGTATATGCAAGCAGGGTTCGTGGGTGAGTGTTATTAATTATGGGGGGTGATGGGGGGTGATCATGGAGATCACAGTAGTGTAGTAGTGAATAATGGGCAGAAGGGGGAGCTGGAGAAGCGGAAAGGAACAATCTGACGGGTCGACGAGATGTGGAAATATAATATGTGCGTGAGAGGACCCGTGCAGTTCACGGCATTCCACGATATACTTCCTTGTCTACTGGGTTCGAGTGTGCATAAAAGTCGCATTTCTGACTAGTTTtagctttgagatacagcgtggaaacaggctcttcggtccagcgAGCCcacccgaccatcgatcaccccgtacaccggtattatcctacacacgggggGAAATgttcaatttttacagaagccattagattttaaacctgtaagtctttgggatatgggaggaaaccggagcagcggagaaaacctacgcggtcacagggagaatgtacacactccatgcagacagcacccgtagtcaggattgaacccgggtctctggcaccaacTCTGCCCCTGTGCCACCTTGACCGAATCAATCATAATCTAAACATTGCTGAATGGTGGCGGTGTAAACATCACAGGGATATTTTGAAGCGATCATTTGATTTGCTAGTGCATTCATACGTTCAAATTCAAGAGGAACGTTCGATGGACAGCAGCGGATATCGTCAATGCTCCATCAACAAGTCCAATAGAGCCGATTCCTGTCAAAACACGTGAAGCATCTCCAGGATACCGGgaataagagtaaacctagcaattatagacctgttagtttgacgtcagtggtgggcaaattaatggaaaagatacttagagataatatatataagcatctgga
This region of Amblyraja radiata isolate CabotCenter1 chromosome 11, sAmbRad1.1.pri, whole genome shotgun sequence genomic DNA includes:
- the LOC116978569 gene encoding protocadherin gamma-C5-like — its product is MANLRRFPFNVFAFMLLICEQGLISGQVRYSIPEEMEQGAFVGNFAQDLGLSVRQLSARKFRLSSDDGGRYMKVSLDNGILSIRERIDRERICRQAEMCTLSFKTTLENPLKVYRGELEILDVNDNSPTFGDGSIALQISEASTPGVRFRLERAEDPDIGINTVAAYTISFTEYFSIKTRRTESDVLIPELLLDKFLDREQQSSFQLLLTATDGGTPQRTGTAQIIVTVLDFNDNAPVFDNDIYRVSVSEDAPHGTLVMKVKANDLDEGPNAEITYSFSDVDLRKARNVFSLHRDSGEVRVDRPLDFEETNSYSLDVQAVDHGSPAMTGHSNVLIKVIDVNDNAPEIKVTSTSNKIPENAPPGTFITFIDVIDRDSEENGQVRCELPKNVPFRLQSASKHYTLVTSETLDREVISQFKLLISAWDLGSPSLSSNKTIHIAITDVNDNAPRFSESSYNVYVMENNAPGASIFAVTALDPDQEQNSYISYSILDNYIQNLPVSTYLTINSMNGTIYLLRGVDYEELKQFQILVQARDAGLPPLSSSATVNVIILDQNDNAPVIVSPSEQSGSAAEEGLPLSAGEGYLATKIMATDADSGQNARIFYQMVKSTDPTLFTVTKNSGEIRTARRILQTDTPVHTLVILVKDNGQPSLSSTVTMNIRVLENSTEGITESSTLVKNPGYFSDPNVYLVIIFSCTSVAFLLIIVLLIGIKCKQDRSIIQGYNTPSYCYNRGDAQDTYKGRPALEETLRYPGTGRVVRVQEPHQYSVCLSPESAKSDFIFLQPCGAPLSQAE